The following coding sequences lie in one Klebsiella huaxiensis genomic window:
- a CDS encoding MalY/PatB family protein, whose translation MFDFSTPVDRHGTWCTQWDYVADRFGTADLLPFTISDMDFATAPCILDAVSKRLAHGVFGYSRWKNDEFLNAVSHWFASRFHSPINRGAIVYGPSVIYMVAEMIRQWSEPGDGIVVHTPAYDAFYKTIEGNQRRIAPAPLKLDNGQWRCDMVEFEQILAQPRNTVLLLCSPQNPTGKVWTREELETMAQLCEKHGVKVISDEIHMDMVWAEHQHTPWCDVARGPWALFTSGSKSFNIPAFTGAYGLIDDSTTRDSYLQALKNRDGLSSPSVPALIAHVAAYREGAAWLDALRKYLQENLRYIAHELNLAFPELSWQPPQATYLAWIDLRPLGVDDQALQKALIEEQKVAIMPGYTYGDEGKGFVRLNAGCPHEKLEKGVQGLIAALRSLR comes from the coding sequence ATGTTTGATTTTTCAACGCCGGTTGACCGTCACGGCACCTGGTGTACGCAATGGGATTACGTTGCCGACCGCTTCGGTACCGCGGACTTGCTACCATTTACTATCTCGGATATGGATTTTGCCACCGCCCCCTGCATTCTGGATGCCGTCAGCAAGCGTCTGGCGCACGGCGTTTTTGGCTATAGCCGCTGGAAAAATGATGAATTCCTTAACGCGGTGAGCCACTGGTTCGCCAGCCGTTTTCATAGTCCAATCAACCGCGGAGCCATTGTTTACGGGCCATCGGTTATCTATATGGTCGCGGAGATGATTCGCCAATGGTCCGAGCCTGGCGATGGTATCGTGGTGCATACGCCAGCTTATGACGCGTTTTATAAGACTATTGAAGGCAACCAGCGGCGCATTGCCCCAGCTCCGCTAAAACTCGACAACGGCCAATGGCGTTGTGATATGGTCGAATTTGAGCAGATACTGGCTCAACCACGTAATACAGTCCTGCTGCTGTGCAGTCCCCAAAACCCAACCGGCAAAGTCTGGACCCGCGAAGAGCTGGAAACCATGGCGCAACTGTGCGAAAAGCATGGCGTGAAGGTGATCAGCGACGAGATCCATATGGATATGGTGTGGGCTGAACATCAACATACCCCATGGTGCGATGTCGCTCGCGGCCCGTGGGCGCTGTTCACTTCCGGATCAAAAAGCTTCAATATTCCGGCTTTTACCGGTGCATACGGGTTAATTGACGATAGCACCACACGTGATAGCTATTTACAGGCGCTCAAGAACCGCGACGGTCTCTCTTCACCTTCCGTTCCGGCGCTAATCGCCCATGTTGCCGCCTATCGTGAAGGGGCAGCCTGGCTTGACGCTCTGCGCAAGTATCTACAAGAAAACCTACGCTACATCGCCCATGAACTCAATCTCGCTTTCCCCGAGCTAAGCTGGCAGCCACCGCAGGCAACCTATCTGGCGTGGATTGACCTGCGTCCGCTGGGCGTTGATGATCAGGCTTTGCAAAAAGCGTTAATTGAAGAGCAGAAAGTGGCCATTATGCCTGGCTACACTTACGGTGATGAAGGAAAGGGTTTTGTCCGCCTGAACGCGGGTTGCCCGCACGAGAAGCTAGAAAAAGGCGTTCAGGGGCTGATTGCCGCCCTGCGCTCGCTGCGCTGA